One Spiroplasma endosymbiont of Dioctria linearis DNA segment encodes these proteins:
- a CDS encoding cation-translocating P-type ATPase, with the protein MDENLLSSDKELEKKLETNIKKGLTTEEVLEKQQKFGKNELPKGKITPWYLIFLKTLVEPILLVLMGAAVISIIAPIISNKGHIEASEFIDAIVIFSIVLIDAILETVQTIKARKSMDALKSLSKPKTVVIRNDMQQEIDASELVPGDIVVLEAGKYVPAELRIIEASDLSIDESILTGESVPVQKTHLALKESTTILADMRNIAFMSTFTTSGRAIGLVIKTGVETEIGKIAKSINENEEESTPLEKKLNSFTYWISGLSFILAILIFTTLFFSGDQKAWANYLMVAITLAIGVIPECLAAVVSITLSISTKKMVKQNVIIKKLQAVETLGNVNFICTDKTGTLTQNKMTVKKMIMDNKVIASKEYAKEKNDKHMDLFLKALVLCNDSVTEGNERIGDPTELALVDFAETIGYDEQDSRDVWQRINEMPFDSERKMMTTVNKINKVNTTFTKGAIDQLLQRCTKIMVDNVLRNITEEDKKMLLEAATELSKDALRVLAFAYHLNYDKLKDKNNLEQDLVFLGAVGMIDPVRETAVNAVRLAHEAGIEVVMITGDHAVTALAIARDLDLAHSEYEVMSSNTLNQLDDKQLLRVIEQIKVFARVNPEHKVRIVDALKQKGNIVSMTGDGVNDAPSLSKADIGVAMGITGTDVAKQASDIILTDDNFETIIKGVNEGRNVYQKIKRAIAFVIGVNLANVLAIFILSVINTVSPLEATNILWMNLIVESIIALSMGMGSNDPTLMKIKPVKGKNSLFKGLGYTLFKIILFTTIASIGAYYFGMMFVTDDYLKEILGDNYNLSWHQALRSNNFSVEQKIKIGNFGRTAMFVTITCAPCFYANFIKLSNWKSDKKVNLIVNKPLWIASMSAVLVNLAVIMIPGFNEKILNLASISSYNSSNWYLILGALAISLIPVLFMLLLDGITFGIYHYRPDPWRRNRILAQELVEIDIQKEKQNRRSKKKVN; encoded by the coding sequence ATGGATGAAAATCTCTTAAGTTCTGATAAAGAACTTGAAAAAAAATTAGAAACAAATATCAAAAAGGGTTTAACTACTGAAGAAGTTTTAGAAAAACAACAAAAGTTTGGGAAAAATGAACTTCCAAAAGGTAAAATTACACCTTGATATTTAATATTTTTAAAAACTCTAGTAGAACCAATTTTATTAGTGTTAATGGGTGCTGCAGTTATTTCAATTATTGCACCAATAATATCTAATAAGGGTCACATTGAAGCATCTGAATTTATTGATGCAATTGTTATTTTCTCAATTGTTTTAATTGATGCTATTTTAGAAACGGTACAAACAATTAAAGCACGAAAGTCAATGGATGCTTTGAAATCACTTTCTAAACCAAAAACGGTTGTTATTAGAAATGATATGCAACAAGAAATTGATGCATCAGAATTAGTACCAGGTGATATTGTTGTTTTAGAAGCTGGTAAATATGTGCCAGCAGAGTTAAGAATTATTGAAGCAAGTGACTTATCAATAGATGAATCAATTTTGACAGGTGAGTCAGTACCTGTTCAAAAGACACATTTAGCGTTAAAAGAATCAACAACAATTTTAGCTGATATGAGAAATATAGCATTTATGTCAACTTTTACAACATCAGGAAGAGCTATTGGATTAGTTATTAAAACTGGAGTTGAAACTGAAATTGGAAAAATTGCTAAATCAATTAATGAAAATGAAGAGGAATCTACACCTTTAGAAAAAAAATTAAACTCTTTTACTTATTGAATAAGTGGTTTGAGTTTTATTTTAGCAATTCTAATTTTTACAACATTATTTTTCAGCGGTGATCAAAAAGCATGAGCAAATTACTTAATGGTAGCAATTACATTAGCAATTGGAGTTATTCCAGAATGTTTAGCTGCAGTTGTTTCAATTACTTTAAGTATCAGTACTAAAAAAATGGTTAAGCAAAATGTTATTATTAAGAAACTCCAGGCAGTTGAAACCTTGGGTAATGTTAATTTTATTTGTACGGATAAAACGGGAACTTTAACTCAAAATAAAATGACAGTTAAAAAGATGATTATGGATAATAAAGTTATTGCTTCAAAAGAATATGCTAAAGAGAAAAATGATAAACATATGGACCTCTTTTTAAAAGCATTAGTTTTATGTAATGATTCAGTTACAGAAGGTAATGAAAGAATTGGTGATCCAACAGAGTTAGCACTTGTCGATTTTGCTGAAACAATAGGCTATGATGAACAAGATTCACGTGATGTTTGACAAAGAATTAATGAAATGCCTTTTGACAGTGAAAGAAAAATGATGACTACTGTTAATAAAATTAATAAAGTAAATACAACGTTTACAAAGGGTGCAATTGATCAGTTATTGCAAAGATGTACCAAAATAATGGTAGATAATGTTTTAAGAAATATTACAGAAGAAGATAAAAAAATGTTATTAGAAGCAGCAACAGAACTTTCAAAAGACGCTTTAAGAGTTTTAGCTTTTGCATATCATTTAAACTATGATAAATTAAAAGATAAAAATAACTTGGAACAAGATTTAGTATTTTTAGGTGCTGTTGGAATGATTGACCCTGTTAGAGAAACTGCAGTTAATGCAGTTAGATTAGCTCATGAGGCTGGAATTGAAGTTGTAATGATAACAGGTGATCATGCTGTTACTGCTCTTGCTATTGCAAGAGATTTAGATTTAGCACATTCAGAATATGAAGTTATGAGTAGTAATACTTTAAATCAATTAGATGACAAACAATTATTAAGAGTAATTGAACAAATAAAAGTATTTGCTAGAGTAAATCCTGAACATAAAGTAAGAATTGTTGATGCTTTAAAACAAAAGGGTAATATTGTTTCAATGACAGGTGATGGGGTTAACGATGCACCAAGTTTAAGCAAAGCTGATATTGGTGTTGCAATGGGAATTACTGGAACTGATGTTGCTAAACAAGCAAGTGATATTATTTTAACTGATGATAACTTTGAAACAATAATTAAAGGTGTTAATGAAGGTAGAAACGTTTATCAAAAAATTAAAAGAGCAATTGCTTTTGTTATTGGAGTTAATTTAGCTAATGTTTTAGCAATATTTATTCTTTCAGTAATTAATACAGTTTCTCCATTAGAAGCTACAAATATCTTATGAATGAATTTAATTGTTGAATCAATTATTGCTTTATCAATGGGTATGGGTTCAAATGATCCAACTTTAATGAAAATAAAGCCAGTTAAAGGCAAGAATTCATTATTTAAAGGTTTAGGCTATACCTTATTTAAAATAATTTTATTTACAACTATTGCTTCAATTGGAGCATACTATTTTGGAATGATGTTTGTAACAGATGATTATTTAAAAGAAATTTTAGGTGATAATTATAATCTAAGTTGACATCAGGCTTTAAGAAGTAATAATTTTAGTGTTGAACAAAAAATTAAAATTGGAAATTTTGGAAGAACGGCAATGTTTGTAACAATAACTTGTGCTCCATGTTTCTATGCAAACTTTATAAAATTATCAAATTGAAAATCTGATAAAAAAGTAAATTTAATAGTTAATAAACCTTTATGAATTGCAAGTATGTCAGCAGTATTAGTTAATTTAGCTGTAATTATGATTCCTGGATTTAATGAGAAAATATTAAATCTTGCATCAATTAGTAGTTACAATAGCAGTAATTGATACCTAATTTTAGGAGCACTTGCAATATCACTTATTCCAGTATTGTTTATGTTATTGTTAGATGGAATAACATTTGGAATTTATCATTATAGACCAGATCCTTGAAGAAGAAATAGAATTTTAGCTCAAGAATTGGTAGAAATTGATATTCAAAAAGAAAAACAAAATAGAAGAAGTAAGAAAAAAGTAAATTAG